Proteins encoded in a region of the Shewanella polaris genome:
- a CDS encoding heparinase II/III domain-containing protein, producing MTRLALKPLTFIVFVACSIALPAVAANHPNLVINQQDVKAMKLAITQPGAFKDAFDAKLSAVDLGLTQPIEVPTPKDAGGGYTHEKHKSNYQQMYDTGIIYQLTGDKKYAKYVKNMLLQYAQLYPTLPLHPKRKSNNEGKLFWQGLNEAVWLVHTIQAYDFIYDALTPAERNSIEKGAITPVALFLSEQSPHTFNKVHNHGTWATAAVGMSGYVLDKPLWVERALYDLNLAKKGGFMRQLNELFSPDGYYNEGPYYQRYALMPFVTFAKAIEQNEPQRKIFQYRDGILLKAITSTVELSYNKLFFPLNDAIKSKGIDTIELVNGVAIAYGLNGDPRLLDIAQQQNNILLTGDGLKVAQGLDNHLQQPFPFTSALFRDGQHGDDGALVVMRQGEANDQAIVFKATAQGLGHGHFDKLTWQFYDAGNEIVSDYGAARFLNVEAKFGGRYLPENKSWAKQTIAHNTLVVDEKSHFNGDVKFANKHHPKLAFYDAKQDLTISSASIDTAYDDVAFKRTLALVNIKQRDAVIGIDIMRVTADKPHQYDLPIHYQGQLIDTNFDRQASLAQLSTLGNKNGYQHLWSLATANLTKEKAANELAKVTWLNDNGHFYTLSTLVNTNFNNATDEQMLFTQLGANDPNMNLRQQQSFIHRVNATNHTYVSVIEPHGEYNPSKEYTLAATSSVAGLIYHQQDELEAVQINFTDGQQYLLAINQTDKAVTQDTQNVISVNGVQYPFSGRAQLLSIK from the coding sequence ATGACCCGCTTGGCACTAAAACCACTGACATTCATTGTGTTTGTAGCCTGTAGTATTGCTCTGCCTGCAGTAGCAGCAAATCACCCTAACTTGGTCATAAACCAGCAAGACGTTAAGGCCATGAAACTGGCAATTACACAACCGGGTGCCTTTAAAGATGCATTTGATGCCAAGCTTAGTGCCGTTGATTTAGGTCTTACTCAACCCATTGAGGTTCCGACCCCGAAAGATGCTGGCGGTGGATACACTCACGAAAAGCACAAAAGTAATTACCAGCAAATGTATGACACGGGTATTATTTATCAGCTTACTGGTGATAAAAAATATGCCAAATACGTTAAAAATATGCTGTTGCAATACGCCCAACTTTACCCAACACTCCCGTTGCACCCTAAGCGTAAAAGCAATAATGAGGGTAAATTATTTTGGCAAGGACTCAATGAAGCAGTTTGGTTGGTTCATACCATTCAGGCATATGACTTTATCTACGATGCTCTGACACCTGCTGAACGAAACAGTATTGAAAAAGGGGCTATTACCCCTGTCGCATTGTTCTTATCAGAGCAATCCCCACATACCTTCAACAAAGTACATAACCATGGTACTTGGGCCACCGCTGCGGTAGGCATGAGTGGTTATGTGTTAGACAAACCATTATGGGTTGAACGTGCGCTATACGATTTAAACCTCGCCAAAAAAGGCGGGTTTATGCGTCAGCTGAACGAGTTGTTTTCACCAGACGGTTACTACAATGAAGGGCCTTATTATCAGCGTTATGCATTAATGCCGTTTGTCACTTTTGCTAAAGCCATTGAGCAGAACGAACCACAACGTAAAATATTCCAATACCGTGATGGCATTTTACTTAAAGCGATTACCAGCACTGTTGAACTCAGTTATAACAAACTATTTTTTCCATTGAATGATGCGATTAAAAGCAAAGGGATCGACACTATTGAGTTAGTTAATGGCGTTGCGATAGCCTATGGCCTAAATGGTGACCCACGCTTATTAGATATCGCCCAACAGCAAAACAACATCTTACTTACCGGTGATGGGCTCAAGGTAGCCCAAGGCTTAGATAACCATCTGCAGCAACCTTTTCCATTTACATCGGCGTTATTTCGCGATGGTCAACATGGTGACGACGGTGCATTAGTGGTAATGCGTCAAGGCGAAGCCAACGACCAAGCCATTGTCTTTAAAGCAACTGCACAGGGTTTAGGTCACGGTCATTTTGATAAATTAACGTGGCAATTTTACGATGCGGGTAATGAAATTGTGTCAGATTACGGTGCGGCGCGTTTTCTAAATGTTGAAGCTAAATTTGGCGGACGTTATTTACCGGAAAATAAATCTTGGGCCAAACAAACTATTGCCCATAACACCTTAGTGGTTGATGAAAAAAGTCACTTTAACGGTGACGTTAAGTTCGCTAACAAACATCATCCCAAGCTAGCATTTTATGATGCTAAACAAGATTTAACTATCTCATCAGCATCAATTGACACGGCTTATGATGATGTAGCCTTTAAACGCACACTTGCTTTAGTCAACATTAAGCAACGTGATGCGGTTATTGGTATTGATATTATGCGAGTCACTGCTGACAAACCGCATCAATATGACCTTCCAATACATTATCAAGGACAATTGATCGACACTAACTTTGACAGACAGGCCTCGTTGGCACAGTTATCGACGCTAGGTAACAAAAATGGTTATCAACACTTATGGTCGTTAGCAACCGCTAACTTAACCAAAGAGAAAGCCGCTAACGAGTTAGCTAAAGTGACTTGGTTAAATGACAATGGCCATTTCTATACCCTTAGCACGTTAGTCAACACTAACTTCAACAACGCCACTGACGAGCAAATGTTATTCACTCAATTGGGCGCCAACGATCCCAATATGAACTTACGCCAACAGCAGTCGTTTATTCACCGAGTGAATGCAACTAATCACACTTATGTCAGCGTGATAGAGCCTCACGGTGAGTACAACCCATCAAAAGAATACACCTTAGCAGCCACCAGCAGCGTTGCTGGGCTAATCTATCATCAACAAGATGAGCTAGAAGCAGTACAAATAAACTTTACCGATGGACAACAATATTTGCTGGCAATAAACCAAACAGATAAAGCGGTAACTCAAGATACCCAAAACGTCATTAGCGTTAATGGTGTCCAATATCCGTTTAGCGGACGCGCCCAATTATTAAGCATTAAATAA
- a CDS encoding chondroitinase-B domain-containing protein: MNNSNNNTPSSPHWLFTQLLVLLMLCAPSTMVQAKDRLVATQAEYKTALKQVEPGDKIILKNGIWQNFEVLFMAKGTADSPIELTAETKGKVILSGQSNLKLAGEYLQVSGLVFKNGYTPSNEVIAFRKNKKQLAFHSRVTEVVIDNYSNPDRQESDYWVSLYGQNNRLDHNNFVGKRNVGVTVAVRLDSKDSQQNHHRIDHNYFGPRPILGSNGGETLRIGTSHYSLTDSFTVVENNYFDRCDGEVEIISVKSGKNRIQNNLFYQARGTLTLRHGNGNTIDSNVFLGNGIDHTGGIRVINRDQIITNNYLEGLTGNRFGSGFTIMNGVPNSSINRYHQVINANINHNSFINLDHIELAAGSDAERSAVPLDSTLSQNLFISPAAPFTLHDDVSGLTFTDNLSNFASKDLNPSMAKGISSKNITMKRAANGLLYPSDASLAQYGASKNLIPTLKQETGASWYPKTEPTVAFQSGNIIKVNATDDELASAVAQAQSGDTLLLNDGRYNVSRILAISKTLTFKAANPRQAIISFERPSLFEIQDNGSLQLDGLVINGLNSPDSAGNSVVRTRKWGMLINYRFEMTNSIVEQLNVNHSFHFFDSGSRAFADMININHNQFRYITGDLFRLNKETDDLGIYNAEYLTLNNNQFEDIEGSVASVYRGGTDESTFGPHVSVNHNVFTQVGLGKRNKTGASLKLHGVQMSQVEDNKFNNSAPIIVEHTVGEPKTRIANNEFNNTASPQVTELVAAGKHTADINNNKVQKL; encoded by the coding sequence ATGAATAATTCAAATAACAATACGCCATCATCACCGCATTGGCTGTTCACTCAGTTGTTAGTCTTATTAATGCTTTGCGCTCCATCAACCATGGTGCAGGCAAAGGATCGCTTAGTGGCAACACAAGCTGAATACAAAACGGCACTAAAGCAAGTTGAACCTGGCGATAAAATCATTTTAAAAAATGGTATATGGCAAAACTTTGAAGTGTTGTTTATGGCTAAAGGTACTGCTGACTCACCAATTGAATTAACAGCCGAAACTAAAGGCAAGGTGATCCTGTCTGGCCAATCTAACTTAAAACTGGCTGGCGAATATTTACAGGTATCTGGGTTAGTCTTTAAAAATGGTTACACCCCGAGCAATGAAGTCATCGCTTTTAGAAAAAATAAAAAACAACTGGCCTTTCACTCTCGTGTAACCGAAGTCGTTATTGATAATTACAGTAATCCAGACAGACAAGAGTCAGATTACTGGGTCAGTTTATATGGTCAGAATAATCGACTTGATCACAACAACTTTGTTGGTAAACGCAACGTAGGTGTTACCGTTGCAGTGCGTTTAGACAGTAAAGACAGCCAGCAAAACCATCACAGAATAGATCATAATTATTTTGGCCCTCGTCCAATATTAGGGTCTAACGGCGGCGAAACACTTAGAATTGGTACCAGTCACTACTCGCTAACAGACTCATTTACTGTCGTTGAAAATAATTACTTTGATCGCTGCGATGGCGAAGTGGAAATTATCTCGGTTAAATCAGGTAAAAACCGTATTCAAAACAATCTATTTTACCAAGCTCGCGGCACATTAACCTTAAGACACGGCAACGGTAATACTATCGACAGCAATGTGTTTTTAGGTAATGGCATAGATCATACTGGCGGGATCCGAGTCATTAACCGCGATCAAATCATTACCAACAATTACCTAGAAGGCTTAACTGGCAATCGATTTGGTAGTGGTTTTACCATCATGAATGGCGTACCGAACTCATCGATTAATCGCTATCATCAAGTGATAAATGCCAATATTAACCACAACAGCTTTATTAACCTTGACCATATTGAGCTCGCAGCGGGAAGTGACGCAGAACGTTCAGCAGTGCCTTTAGACAGCACATTAAGTCAAAACTTGTTTATTAGCCCAGCAGCACCCTTTACTTTGCACGATGATGTTAGTGGCCTAACTTTTACAGATAACCTCAGTAACTTTGCCAGCAAAGATCTCAATCCATCAATGGCAAAAGGTATTAGTTCAAAAAATATCACTATGAAACGCGCAGCTAACGGCTTGCTATATCCAAGCGATGCAAGTCTTGCTCAATATGGTGCCAGTAAAAATTTAATCCCAACTTTAAAGCAAGAAACCGGTGCATCTTGGTATCCCAAAACTGAGCCTACTGTTGCATTTCAATCAGGTAACATCATCAAAGTCAATGCAACCGACGATGAACTCGCCAGCGCAGTTGCACAAGCTCAATCAGGCGATACCTTATTGCTAAATGATGGCCGCTATAATGTCAGCAGAATATTGGCTATCAGCAAAACCTTAACCTTTAAAGCAGCAAACCCTCGTCAAGCCATTATTAGTTTTGAGCGTCCAAGCTTATTTGAAATTCAAGACAACGGCAGCTTGCAACTAGATGGATTAGTCATCAACGGTCTTAACAGCCCTGACTCTGCTGGCAATAGCGTAGTGAGAACCCGCAAATGGGGCATGTTAATCAACTACCGTTTTGAAATGACTAACAGCATCGTTGAACAACTTAATGTGAATCATTCATTCCATTTCTTTGACTCTGGAAGTCGCGCCTTTGCCGATATGATTAATATTAACCACAATCAGTTCCGCTATATTACTGGGGATTTATTTCGCCTAAATAAAGAAACTGACGACTTAGGGATTTATAACGCCGAATACCTCACGCTGAACAATAACCAGTTTGAAGATATTGAAGGTTCTGTTGCTTCGGTATATCGCGGCGGTACAGACGAAAGTACTTTTGGGCCACATGTGTCTGTTAACCACAATGTGTTCACTCAAGTAGGTCTAGGTAAGCGGAATAAAACGGGGGCGAGTTTGAAATTGCATGGGGTGCAAATGAGTCAAGTAGAAGACAATAAATTTAACAATAGTGCACCTATTATTGTTGAGCACACTGTCGGTGAACCCAAAACACGTATTGCCAATAATGAATTTAACAATACTGCTAGCCCACAAGTGACCGAACTGGTTGCAGCTGGCAAACACACTGCAGATATCAACAACAATAAAGTGCAAAAACTATGA
- a CDS encoding FadR/GntR family transcriptional regulator: MKTRRLFWRIVDTIEAAIASGEYPVGSRLPPERELADKFDVSRPTIREAIIALEVREKVEVKTGSGVYVVSHKLQTKVAKNVNAFELTQARALVEGEIAALAAKTITAEELEKLHGTLVMMKDMQNVEEADEMFHQIIAYSTRNSALINLFENMWSLRSSSNEIIEDYNIVCSTDNYKTLAEHTAIYHALAEHDASEARLAMHKHFNRLINVLFDKLEQQALEEVRRKNSANRDLYSIENLVKTNG, translated from the coding sequence ATGAAAACCCGTCGTTTATTTTGGCGAATTGTCGATACTATTGAGGCCGCTATTGCCAGTGGCGAGTATCCTGTAGGCAGTCGCTTACCACCTGAACGTGAACTAGCAGATAAGTTTGATGTTAGTCGGCCAACTATTCGTGAAGCAATTATTGCGCTTGAAGTACGCGAGAAGGTTGAAGTTAAAACCGGCTCTGGTGTATATGTTGTCAGCCACAAATTACAAACTAAAGTTGCTAAAAATGTTAATGCATTTGAATTAACCCAAGCAAGAGCATTAGTTGAAGGCGAGATTGCCGCATTAGCCGCAAAAACCATTACAGCAGAAGAGCTTGAAAAACTGCATGGTACGCTGGTGATGATGAAAGATATGCAAAATGTTGAAGAAGCGGATGAGATGTTTCATCAAATAATTGCTTATTCGACACGTAACAGTGCATTGATTAATTTGTTCGAGAACATGTGGTCATTACGTTCGTCTAGCAATGAAATTATTGAAGACTACAATATAGTTTGTAGTACAGATAATTATAAAACCTTAGCCGAGCATACTGCTATTTATCATGCATTAGCTGAACACGACGCTTCAGAAGCTCGTTTAGCGATGCATAAGCATTTTAATCGATTGATCAATGTGTTGTTTGATAAATTAGAACAACAGGCATTAGAGGAAGTGCGCCGTAAGAATAGCGCTAACCGTGACTTGTATTCTATTGAAAACCTCGTAAAAACAAACGGTTAA
- a CDS encoding methyltransferase codes for MTTQFACSGIELELFRYPSQQASNLQAWDAADEHLIRYLIDSEITATTTAILNDNFGALTCALATQNPNKVLLVETDAKTSLLGCQQNLLHNKLAEINIHWSNSRDTLPQDIQLVLMKLSKNLHYFGQQLARLSRVLPQGTQILIGAKAKSINPALLAIIEKNLGPASASLAWKNTRVISCISDGRQRPLAKAVSWTVDELKLTMSNLANVFAANKLDIGARFMLDNMPKGSFKQVVDLGCGNGILGLHAKQCYPDAHIYFVDDSDMAIASANYNWQNNKLDNPTMDESQASFYWDDCLTHLPADVAPDLILCNPPFHQGEAITDHIAWQMFVDAHQRLKPGGILHIVGNRHLAYHIKINRIFKNCTTVASNGKFVVLQAKK; via the coding sequence ATGACAACCCAGTTTGCTTGTTCAGGTATAGAGCTTGAGCTTTTCCGTTATCCAAGCCAACAAGCATCAAACCTACAAGCTTGGGATGCTGCAGACGAACACCTAATCAGATACTTAATTGACTCAGAAATCACTGCCACCACCACAGCAATCCTTAATGACAATTTTGGTGCATTGACATGCGCATTAGCAACACAAAATCCTAACAAGGTATTACTTGTCGAAACGGACGCAAAAACCAGTTTATTAGGCTGCCAGCAAAATTTATTACATAACAAACTAGCAGAGATAAACATACATTGGTCAAATAGTCGCGATACATTGCCGCAAGATATCCAATTAGTACTGATGAAACTGTCAAAAAATCTACATTACTTTGGTCAACAACTTGCGCGTTTATCAAGAGTATTGCCTCAAGGGACACAAATCCTCATTGGAGCTAAAGCAAAATCAATCAATCCAGCATTATTGGCCATTATTGAGAAAAATCTTGGCCCTGCATCGGCTAGTTTAGCGTGGAAAAACACCCGAGTGATTAGCTGCATTAGCGATGGTAGGCAGCGTCCATTAGCAAAGGCAGTAAGTTGGACAGTAGATGAACTCAAGCTAACTATGTCAAATCTTGCCAATGTCTTTGCCGCCAACAAATTGGATATTGGCGCAAGATTTATGCTCGACAACATGCCAAAAGGAAGTTTTAAACAAGTAGTCGACTTAGGTTGTGGTAACGGTATTTTGGGATTACACGCAAAGCAATGTTATCCAGATGCGCATATCTATTTTGTCGACGACTCAGATATGGCCATCGCATCGGCAAACTACAACTGGCAAAACAACAAATTAGATAACCCTACAATGGATGAATCACAAGCCAGTTTTTATTGGGATGATTGCCTAACACACCTCCCAGCAGATGTTGCGCCTGATTTAATATTATGTAACCCCCCATTCCATCAAGGCGAAGCAATAACTGACCATATCGCTTGGCAAATGTTTGTCGACGCACATCAACGCCTAAAGCCTGGAGGCATACTGCATATTGTCGGTAATCGACATTTGGCCTACCATATTAAAATAAATCGTATTTTTAAAAACTGCACCACAGTTGCATCAAATGGGAAATTTGTGGTGTTACAAGCTAAAAAGTAA
- a CDS encoding prepilin-type N-terminal cleavage/methylation domain-containing protein yields the protein MKNNIRSSNGFTLIELVVVIIILAILAVVAASKFVNFRTDAIVSTMEGMETAMQSAATLTYSKAAIAGDEKLETTILDIGGVDVTLAYGYPDGTEAGIDLLMNVPEGDWQKRRSTVYSGAWVYWHSQIEEDAGKAQCYLRYRQATSISARPIIDVETSGC from the coding sequence ATGAAAAATAATATAAGATCATCAAACGGCTTTACATTAATCGAACTAGTTGTCGTCATTATCATTTTGGCTATATTAGCTGTTGTTGCCGCAAGTAAATTTGTTAATTTCAGAACAGATGCAATTGTGTCGACGATGGAAGGAATGGAAACAGCCATGCAATCTGCAGCAACATTAACCTATTCAAAAGCGGCGATTGCAGGTGATGAAAAGCTTGAAACCACAATACTCGACATTGGTGGAGTAGATGTAACATTAGCTTATGGTTATCCCGATGGCACAGAGGCTGGAATTGATTTATTAATGAATGTTCCTGAGGGCGATTGGCAAAAACGTCGAAGCACCGTTTATTCAGGTGCATGGGTATATTGGCATAGCCAAATAGAGGAAGATGCGGGCAAAGCGCAATGCTATTTACGTTATCGACAAGCAACTTCTATCAGCGCTCGCCCAATTATTGATGTTGAAACTAGCGGTTGCTAA
- a CDS encoding ABC transporter transmembrane domain-containing protein, with amino-acid sequence MTNSTTTPTASIIATKKPLSPSVLPWILQFLSPYKTKVVAAIVFLFIGSLAWLSLGQGVKLMVDEGFVTDNAARLNEIMLIIIGITAISGSAVFCRFYLMTWLGERVSADIRLQVYQHLLSLSPAFFASQRTGEVISRFTADSTLIQSVVSSSLSMALRSSVTVLGGIVMMGFTSVKLTLLVLLAVPLVLGPVSFFGRKVRTLSRKSQDKVGDLGAYIDETLHEIHTVQAYTHEAKDRELFSQRVESVMDVAKGRIKYRALLISSVMFLSIAAIAFVTWVGAKDVMAGNITGGELSAFMFYAVMVAGSVATISEVFSEIQRASGAAERLMELVHTPVDIPQQVIPNHLPLSVAGLLQFNNVSFAYPSDENQYVIRQLSMTINPGERVALVGPSGAGKSTLFELMMRFYQPKNGRILLDGIDISTLSLSELRQQYALVPQESVIFAMNVFDNVRYGRLDASDEEVVQACVAAKADEFIGEFTEGYLTYLGERGVRLSGGQKQRIAIARAILADRPLLLLDEATSALDAVSEVKVKQALDSLMAKRTTVIIAHRLATVINADRIFVIDKGQLVASGTHHELMDSNDLYREFASLQLLMDNDNGDSSIE; translated from the coding sequence GTGACGAATTCTACGACTACTCCAACAGCTTCCATTATTGCAACCAAAAAACCGTTATCACCTTCGGTGTTGCCTTGGATATTACAATTTTTATCACCTTATAAAACAAAAGTTGTTGCTGCCATTGTGTTTTTATTTATTGGTTCGCTTGCGTGGTTGTCGCTTGGCCAAGGTGTAAAGCTGATGGTTGATGAAGGTTTTGTCACTGACAATGCAGCAAGGCTTAATGAAATAATGTTGATTATTATTGGTATAACGGCCATTAGTGGTAGCGCTGTTTTTTGTCGATTTTATTTAATGACTTGGTTGGGTGAGCGCGTCAGTGCCGATATTCGTTTACAGGTTTATCAGCATTTATTGTCACTATCGCCCGCGTTTTTTGCCTCTCAACGAACCGGCGAGGTCATATCGCGTTTTACTGCTGATAGTACGTTAATACAAAGTGTTGTGAGTTCAAGTTTGTCGATGGCACTCCGCTCAAGTGTCACTGTGCTTGGTGGCATTGTCATGATGGGGTTTACCAGCGTGAAATTAACACTTCTGGTGTTATTGGCTGTACCTCTGGTATTAGGCCCTGTGAGTTTTTTTGGCCGAAAAGTCAGAACATTGTCTCGTAAAAGCCAGGATAAAGTGGGTGACTTAGGTGCATATATTGATGAAACATTGCATGAAATACATACCGTACAAGCCTATACACATGAAGCTAAAGACCGAGAGTTATTTTCACAACGTGTAGAGTCGGTTATGGATGTGGCTAAAGGTAGAATTAAATATCGCGCATTATTGATATCATCGGTGATGTTTTTAAGTATTGCGGCTATTGCATTTGTGACTTGGGTGGGTGCTAAGGATGTGATGGCGGGTAATATCACTGGCGGTGAGTTATCTGCTTTTATGTTTTACGCCGTGATGGTTGCGGGATCGGTGGCAACCATCAGTGAAGTGTTCAGTGAAATCCAACGGGCATCAGGAGCCGCTGAGCGCTTAATGGAATTAGTGCATACGCCTGTTGATATTCCTCAGCAAGTTATACCGAATCATTTACCTTTATCCGTTGCTGGTTTACTCCAGTTTAATAATGTCAGTTTTGCTTATCCTTCTGATGAAAATCAATACGTTATTCGCCAATTATCAATGACCATTAATCCTGGCGAGCGGGTTGCGTTAGTGGGCCCAAGTGGTGCAGGGAAAAGCACTTTATTTGAATTGATGATGCGATTTTATCAACCTAAAAATGGCCGGATTTTGTTAGACGGTATCGACATCTCAACGTTGTCGTTGTCTGAGTTACGTCAACAATATGCGCTAGTGCCTCAAGAGTCGGTAATTTTTGCGATGAATGTGTTCGACAATGTGCGTTATGGCCGCTTAGATGCTAGTGATGAAGAGGTTGTACAGGCGTGTGTTGCTGCAAAAGCGGATGAGTTTATTGGTGAGTTTACTGAGGGTTATTTAACGTATTTAGGTGAACGGGGCGTGCGTTTATCTGGTGGTCAAAAACAGCGGATCGCAATTGCCAGAGCTATTTTGGCAGACAGGCCATTACTGCTGCTCGACGAGGCTACCAGTGCGTTAGATGCTGTTAGCGAGGTGAAAGTAAAACAAGCTCTTGACTCACTCATGGCCAAACGCACTACTGTGATTATTGCTCATCGTTTGGCGACTGTAATCAATGCCGATCGTATTTTTGTTATCGATAAAGGTCAACTCGTTGCCAGCGGTACCCACCATGAGCTTATGGACAGTAATGATCTTTATCGTGAGTTTGCGAGTTTGCAATTATTAATGGATAACGATAACGGTGACTCTAGTATTGAATAG
- a CDS encoding AMP-binding protein — protein sequence MPYDADSTLDLHQYTSIVDLIEKACDKFANNTAYACLGKDTTFKEIERDSRHFAAYLQHCTDLQSGDRVAVQLPNITQFVIAAYGIIRAGMVLVNTNPMYTERELTHQFNDSEAKALVVLSDLLPTLTNVVNNTSVELVISTHAMDLIQPQPQADTPFSKITFLDVLAQGAKYQYQAVKPTHVDLIALQYTGGTTGLSKGAMLNHGNLLANSAQVKSRVASTMTEGHDVFVAPLPIYHIYAFMVNLVLYFESGSCSVLIPNPRDIHGLINTMKAYPFTGFAGLNTLFVGLCHQPEFKALDFSRMTITISGGTALTSAAANLWKQTTGCMISEGYGLSETSPVVSLNAPGYQRLGSIGKPVLGTEVRVLDMDDNEVPVGQAGELAVRGPQVMQGYWNKPGETANVMTKDGFFKTGDIGVASEDGYHTIVDRKKDMIIVSGFNVYPNEIEDVLSTHELVLECAVVGVEDEHSGEAVKAVIVLKQPSTNIDETRQIIKDYCRSQLTAYKVPRIIEFTEQLPKSTVGKILRRELRKSA from the coding sequence ATGCCTTATGATGCTGATTCAACACTCGACTTACACCAATACACATCAATAGTTGATTTGATCGAAAAAGCTTGTGACAAATTTGCTAACAACACTGCATACGCATGTTTAGGTAAAGACACCACATTTAAAGAAATAGAACGAGACTCTCGTCATTTTGCGGCTTATCTACAACATTGCACTGATTTACAATCAGGAGATAGAGTTGCGGTTCAACTGCCTAATATTACGCAGTTTGTTATTGCTGCTTATGGGATTATCCGTGCGGGTATGGTGTTAGTTAATACCAATCCAATGTATACAGAGCGAGAATTGACTCATCAGTTTAATGACTCTGAGGCTAAAGCTTTAGTCGTGCTGTCAGATCTCCTACCGACACTCACAAATGTGGTAAACAACACAAGCGTCGAGCTAGTGATCTCCACCCATGCAATGGATCTTATCCAACCACAACCCCAAGCTGATACGCCATTTTCAAAAATAACGTTTTTAGATGTATTAGCACAAGGCGCTAAATATCAATACCAAGCAGTTAAGCCAACCCATGTCGATCTCATTGCCTTACAATACACTGGTGGCACTACGGGTTTATCAAAAGGTGCAATGCTCAATCATGGCAACCTTTTAGCTAACTCAGCCCAAGTAAAATCTCGTGTTGCCAGCACCATGACTGAAGGACATGATGTGTTTGTTGCACCATTGCCGATTTATCATATTTATGCATTTATGGTTAATTTGGTACTGTACTTTGAATCTGGTAGTTGCTCAGTCCTTATCCCTAATCCACGCGACATTCATGGATTAATCAATACGATGAAGGCATACCCTTTTACTGGGTTTGCGGGCTTAAATACTTTGTTTGTTGGTTTATGCCATCAACCCGAATTTAAAGCGTTAGATTTCAGTAGAATGACGATTACGATTTCAGGTGGTACCGCATTAACCAGTGCTGCAGCTAACTTATGGAAACAAACCACAGGTTGTATGATTTCTGAAGGCTATGGATTGTCAGAAACATCCCCTGTAGTGAGCTTAAACGCACCAGGATATCAACGACTAGGGTCTATTGGTAAACCCGTACTCGGAACAGAAGTTCGGGTGCTCGACATGGATGATAACGAAGTACCCGTTGGCCAAGCAGGTGAACTCGCTGTACGTGGTCCACAAGTGATGCAAGGCTATTGGAATAAACCAGGCGAAACCGCTAACGTGATGACCAAAGACGGCTTCTTTAAAACTGGCGATATTGGTGTTGCCAGTGAAGATGGTTATCACACCATTGTTGATCGTAAAAAAGACATGATTATAGTGTCCGGTTTTAACGTTTACCCTAATGAAATCGAAGATGTACTATCAACCCATGAGTTAGTGCTCGAATGCGCTGTGGTAGGGGTTGAAGATGAACACTCTGGTGAAGCAGTTAAAGCAGTCATTGTTTTAAAACAACCATCAACTAATATCGATGAAACAAGACAAATAATTAAAGATTATTGTCGCAGCCAACTCACGGCTTACAAGGTCCCGCGTATTATTGAATTTACCGAACAACTGCCAAAAAGTACCGTCGGAAAAATTTTACGTCGCGAGTTACGTAAATCAGCTTAA